The Xanthomonas sontii genomic sequence AGGGCGTGGACGAGTTCGCCGTGGGCGATGCGGTCGTCTCGACCTTCTTCCCGACCTGGCTGGATGGCGGCCCGACCATCGCCGATTTCGCCACCGTGCCCGGCGACGGCGTCGACGGCTATGCACGCGAACACGTCGTTCGTCCCGCGCACTGGTTCACGCACGCCCCGCGCGGCTACAGCCACGCCGAAGCGGCGACGTTGACGACCGCCGGGCTCACCGCCTGGCGCGCACTGGTGGTGGACGCGCACCTGAAGGCGGGCGACACCGTGCTGGTGCTCGGCACCGGCGGCGTGTCGATCTTCGCCCTGCAGTTCGCCAAGCACATGGGCGCCACCGTCATCGCCACCTCGTCCTCCGACGAGAAGCTCGCGCGTGCGCAGGCGCTGGGCGCCGATTTCACCATCAACTACCGCCGCGACACCGACTGGGCGGCCAAGGTGCTCGACTACACCAACGGCCGCGGCGTCGACGTGGTGATCGAAGTGGGCGGACCGGACACGCTGGGCCAGTCCATCCGCGCCTGCCGCATCGGCGGCCACATCGCCCTGATCGGCGTGCTCACCGGCATTGCCGGCCAGGTGCCGACCGTGGCACTTATGCAACGCCACCAGACCCTGCAGGGCCTGATCGTCGGCAGCCGCCGCCACCAGCGCGACATGGTCCGTGCCCTCGACGCGAACGGCATCAAGCCGGTGGTCGACCAGACCTTCGCGCTGGCAGATATCGCCGATGCGTTCGCGCATCAGGCGGCGGGGAAGCATTTTGGGAAGCTATGCCTGTCGATCTGACGGAGATGCCTGAGCGGTCGGTGCTGTTGCACCGACCGTGGTGGCTGTTGGACACAGTCACCAGTATCGGCCGCGACGCTTGCGACGAGGTAGAAACGCGTTCGCCCCCGATCAGCGCGGTGTGCTACGACGGCAAGTGTTCACTGGCCAGTTTTCTGGCGGAAAGCAATGCCGACAGTAGCTGGTCGCGCTTGTGGCGGTTGTTGACCCCGGCAGGCAATCTGCTTTGCCACGGTTGGAACTCCCAGTGATCTCCCCCATGCACGGCGAGCCGTGTGGAGCCGGACGATGAAAGGAAATAGCGGATTGCTGCCTCCAGTTGCGCCTGCGACTGGAACTCGAGTCTGAATTTCCCGGATGAGACGACCAATACATGCCGCACGCAAGTTGGTGACGCTATTTCCGGCATGTGGTTGCGATGCACCAGTGGATCGAATGTCTCAATGGAAATCTTGCTCATCTGCTATCTACTGCTCGCGTCAATACGCCGAGAAGCGCGTCGGCTTAAGGGAGTCGATCGATAAGGGAATCGACAGCGTCACCCAGAGTTCTTCGCCTCTTGCCAAGAAGCCTAGTCTCGGCGTCTTCATGGCTTTGGGAGCGCAGCGCCGCACTTCCGGCATTCCGTGCGCGCCTGCCGATGGCCTTGTGGCGCGTTGAGCGCCGCACAGGCGTTGCAGAAGCGCGTCAAGTGAATGCTCTGCCAGAGTCCGTAGCCCACGACGGCGGCCGCAAAGACAAGAAACAGGGGCGGGGCGCCGGTCACCCAGAAGAAGACCAGCATCAGTCCATTCGTCGCGATGCTGCCCACAATGAGGACGCGCCGCTTCAGGGGCGCATTCTTGTTGAAGGTGAAGAACGCCAGCGCCACAAGCCCGATCGCGGCCCAGAACCCGAAGAGGTAGGGATAGAGTTCGTTCAACTGTTGGGGTGTGAGGTGCATGGATGTCCTGTCCGGATGCAGATGTTCTGGTCGAAGTCTAGGGCCTGGCGAAATCGGGCGCGCGACAGCCTGCGATGCCCTGGTGTCATCGCGTGGAGGCTGCTGGCCCGGGCGCGTAATCAGGTGCCCGCATCGCGCTGTGGAAGCGCAGCGCCGCAGGACGAGCAGAAACGATCCGCGTGGTCCACGCGGTGGCCGACGGGCACTTGGCGACGCTGAGCAGCCACGGCTTGCGGTACACGGAATACAGCATCGAGAAAGCCATGCCATAGAAGAACATCCAGTGCCCGGAGAATCCGCGCAGCAGGGTGGGTGTCACGCCTGGCGCTTTCGGTTGGTCGCCCGTCAGGTGGGCGACGATCAAGAAGTTCACGACCGCGTAGGCGAACAGGCCGTAGGTGGCGTAGCGCATCCATCGCGGAGATCCCGCGAGCGAGCGCTTCCAGCTATGGCGGGATTTCAGGGTGTAGTTGAGCCGCAGGGAAAGCAGCACGGTCGGCAACCAGACGATGAAGACGCCGAAGTGCATGGCGAAGACGGCCTCGCCGCCTGGCGGCACATACCCGGCAAGCGCCATCACGTGGACGATAAGGCTGAGGACGAAGCCGAGGGCGGCGAGCACCAGTAGGGGAAGCAGGAGCGCGATCATGCGGTGGCCGGGATGTGAGTGTGGTGCGTTAGAGAGGCTGTCTGGCTCGGTCACGTGAGTGACCGGGCTGGCGACAAGTTTACAGAGGGAAGTCCAGCCTGAACCCCGCCGTCGCCGGCCGGCCAGCGCGCAGAGCACCATCGCCGCCTCGTGCTGGATGAGATCAACCTAGACGAGACTGCAGCCATCCGCCTCAACTTGCAGCGGCAACACGGGCTGGGCGCAGACCGTTTTCGAGAGGCGATTGAACGCTAGCTAGGCCGTCGAGCTGGCCCTGCACGTATGGGCGGGCCGTGGAAGGTCAGATCGGTAGTAGAAGCAGAGGAGGGAAGTGCACACTGCCCCAGTTTTTCGTGGGCGACGGCCGTGTCAGCCCTTGCTGACCACGGAGTGGCCGCAGCCGACGGTGCACTGCTGCTGCGGCGGGTGTGGGCGGAGTGGGCGGCGGGGCGGTCGCGAGGCGCGGGCAAGATCGGCGGCGTTGGCGGCGGCGACCTGTTCGGGCGTCTGCTTGGGGATGAGCGTCGATTCGGCGATCGTCCACTGCGGGAAGTAGCGATGTTCAATCTGACTCTTGTTATACCCGGCTGGCCATCGCGTAGACCACTATTGCTGCTTCGTGCTGCATGCTATCGATTCGGACGAGATGGCGCCCATCCACCTCGACGACTAACGGGGTCAGGTTCCTTTGTCTAATGAGTTGGATACTTTGCGCGGGGCGCATGCGGGCCTATGCCTGCGAAGCACCGGGTGTTGGCTTGGACCATGTGTTTCACTTGGAAAGTCAACCTGACCCCGTTTCTAGACCTCGTTTCTAGCTAGAAATGTCTACGAACGGCTGTCGCTTCATCTGGTGAAATCGGCAATGGTTAATGTAGATTTCAGCTATTGAAAAGAAGGGGGCTGAAATGGAAGATCGATCATTACGGTTTGGCGTGGAGGCGCATGCCGGTAGTGAGTTGAGCGTCTGGCAAGGTACCTTGGTTAATTCCAAGGCATGTGGTGTCAAGCTGATTGTCAGTGCTGATTGTGATCTTTTTAATGCTAAGGGCGGCGCTGATTTATTTTGTCTGAGTGTGTTGCCTGTTGGGGATTACATTAAAAGATTTGCAATACCAGATTGTGCCGAGGAAATTGTGGGAATTTTTCTTGAGGAAATTCGCCTCATGGCTAGAGCTCAGGGTAGTGCTATTGGTGATGTTTCCGATGGGCCGCTGCGAGACTGGGTTCTTCAAGGTGATGAAGCTCGGTGGCGTGCAGACGTCAAAGGAATACATAAGCCGGATGTTGCTTTCATTAAATGTTTGATTGGGCCAATCAATGCGTTAACTCGGGTGCTTGAAAATGGGGAGGTTATTGGCCCGGAATTAATGAAGCTTCATTCTGATGATGGCCAGGTTGCCAGGCGCTTAGAGAGATTTTCAGTACAGATTAAGAAGTTGCTTTCAAATAAGATGCAGAGTGGAAGGGCGGATATCTATATTATACCGAGCATTCCCGGCATCAAGGAGAGTGGCTTTGTAGTTCCGTTTCGAACGCTGGCGGTGACATCAAGGCGTGATATTTGTCGATCCAAAATGGATCTTGTGGATCACCCTGATGCCTATGTGCCGGTTGGCATTTGTAGGCCAATGTTGACACAGTCGTTAATGCAAAAGCTTATGTCTTATTTTTCTCGGATTGGGGTCACTGACTCCTTCAAGGCCGAGCAGGATGCGGTGGTTAAAATCCTTGTTGGGGAGATTTCATGAAAAATTATATATTCCTATCTGCATTGGCATGTGAATATTTTCGCTCGTATGGGCCGCCAGGAGATGAATGGCTGGATTCTCCAGGCAGCAGTGAGGTTTCCCTGCCTCAATGGAAGAGTTCGGATGGTGATGTAATTGTAATGGCAAAGCAAGATCTCACAAATCTTCAGGAGACTGTCTTCTCGGTTATTGAATTTGTGAAAGGGGGTGCTCTTTACGGAGTTACTGCCTCTAGACGTAGAGATGCTTTTAATAGAGTCCTTAGGGTCTTCCAGTCAACGGTAGATTCAAAGATGCCTGTCCCTACACT encodes the following:
- a CDS encoding NAD(P)-dependent alcohol dehydrogenase; protein product: MKTITLHQPAGLEKLRLVDLPDPGQPGAGELRVRVHASSLNFHDLGVVTGRMPSADGRIPMSDGAGVVEAVGEGVDEFAVGDAVVSTFFPTWLDGGPTIADFATVPGDGVDGYAREHVVRPAHWFTHAPRGYSHAEAATLTTAGLTAWRALVVDAHLKAGDTVLVLGTGGVSIFALQFAKHMGATVIATSSSDEKLARAQALGADFTINYRRDTDWAAKVLDYTNGRGVDVVIEVGGPDTLGQSIRACRIGGHIALIGVLTGIAGQVPTVALMQRHQTLQGLIVGSRRHQRDMVRALDANGIKPVVDQTFALADIADAFAHQAAGKHFGKLCLSI